Sequence from the Deinococcus malanensis genome:
GCATCAGCACCCCGGCAGCCACCACGATCAGGAACAACAGAATCACGCTCAGGATCATGGCTGCTGCTCCCTCCCGTTCCCGGGCAGCCGCGCGGTGTCGCGCTGCACCTGGGCCAGGAAAGGATCAAAAGGCTCGGGGTCGGCCACCGGCGGGGCGGCCATGGGTGCCGGGCTGCGGCGCCGCAGGACCCGCCACAGCACCGCGCCACCCGCGCCCAGCGCCAGCAGTGGCGCGCCCCACAGCAGCACTCCGGCCCCTTCCTTGGGAGGATCGAGCAGCACGAAGTTTCCGTACCTTTCCACGAAATATCCGTACACATCGCGGTCGCTGCGCCCGGCGGCCACCTGCTCACGGACCTCGCGCAGCATCTCGCGGCTGATGTCGTTGGTGGATTCGGTAATCGGCACGCCGGTGCAGATCGGGCAGCGCAGATTGGTGCCCAGGCGCTCGGCGCGGGCCTCCTGGGCCGGGCTCAGCTCAGGGGGAGCGGCAGCCGCCAGCGTCAGCACAAACGCCGGCAGGGCAATGAAGCGCAGGGTCCACCTCACAACCCCTGCACCCCAATTTTTTCCAGCCCCACGTTCAGGCGGGCGCGGTCCAGCCCGCCCCGGTCCACATGCCGGACAACGCCCTTGGCATCGATAAAGACTGTTTCCGGAATGCCGCCCACGCCGTAGTTGATCGCCGTCCGGGCTTTCGGATCGCGCAGGTTCGGATAGGCCAGCGCGTACTCCTGGATAAAGGTCCGCGCCGCGTCTTCACGCGGCTCCTGAAACAGCACGCCCACAAGTGCCAGGCCGGTGCCGGGTGCCTGCCGGGTGCTGAGGTCACGGAACAGCGGGGCTTCTTCACGGCACGGAACGCACCACGAGGCCCAGAAGTTCACCACGACGGGCCGACCTTTCAGCGACGAAAGGCGCAACTCCGAACCGTCCAGGCTCTGCAGGGTGAAGTCCGGCGCCGCCCTGCCGACCAGGGGACCACCCGTAGTGGCATCGTCGGCAGGCCGTAACAGGGCCACCCCCAGCACGCCGACCAGCCCCGCAGCAATCAGGGGGGGCACAAGGCGTTTCCAGGTCGGGACAGGCGCGGGGTTGGCAGAGGGTGAGGCGGGTTGAGTCATGACAGGGATTCCTTCGAATGCCGGGCCGCCGTGCAGCGCCCGCGGCAGGAGGTCAGTCGGTGGCAGGGGCCAGGGCGGCCGGCACCCGGCGAGCGACAGGATGGGGGGGGGTCACCAGCGTCAGGCCCGCCCCCAGGCAGATGATCAGCGTGCCCCACCAGATCCAGGACACCAGCGGGCTCTGAATCAGGCGTACGCTGGCCCACTGGCCGTCCGGGTCCACGCTGGTCATGACCAGATAGGTGTCACCCAGCAGGCCATAGCGCACCGCCGGGGCAGGGAAGGGCGTGCTGCCGGACTGCGTGTAGGTGTTCATGCGGGTCTGGAAGGGGCGGCCATCAATGGTCACCTGAGCCACCCGTGAGTGACCAAAGCCGCGGTCCACGACGTCCACACGTTGCAGTCGGAGCTGTTCGCTCAGCAGGGTCACGGGAGCACCCAGGTTCAGCGTGACCTGCGCGTCGCGGCGGTAGGCGGTGCTGAAGGCCAGCCCCAGGGCCATTACCAGCAGACCGATATGGGCCAGGTAGGCGCCGTAGCGGCGCGGCTGGGCACGCAGGGTGCCGATCAGGCTACCGCTCTGGCGCGCCGCCCGGCTGGTCAGCAGGCCCAGGCCCACCAGGTTGTAGGCGCTGAGCGCCACCGTGAGCAGCACGCCCCAGCCGCGCACCCCCAGCCCAAAGGCCAGCAGCGCGGCGCCCAGTCCAGCCAGCAGCAGCGGGCGCAGCGCACGGGCCAGAGACTCGCCCTCAGCGCGGCGCCAGGGCAGCAGCGGCCCCACGCCCATCAGCAGCAGCAGTCCTAGGCCCAGCGGAATGGCAAAGGCGTTGTAGAAGGCAGGGCCGACACTCGTGTCGCGCCGGCCCTGCGCGAACTCCACGAAGGTCGGAAACAGGGTGCCCAGCAGCACCATGAACGCGAAGACCAGAAAAAGCCAGTTGCCGGCCAGGAAGGCGCCCTCGCGGCTCAGAGCCGCCGGGGGCTCGCCCTCGTCACGCAGGTGTGGGGCCCGCCAGGCGGCCAGCCCAATTCCGGCGACCAGCAGAAACGCCAGAAACCCCAGGAACACCGGGCCCACCGGGCCACCGGCAAAGGCGTGCACGCTCTGCACGATGCCGCTGCGGTTGAGGAAGGTCCCCAGCACCGTGCTCGCGTAGGCCAGCACGATCAGCCACACGTTCCAGGACCGCATCAGACCGCGCCGCTCCTGAATCTGAACAGAATGCAGGAAGGCGGTGGTCAGCAGCCAGGGAATCAGGGAGGCGTTTTCCACCGGGTCCCACGCCCAGTAACCGCCCCAGCCCAGGGTTTCGTAGCTCCACCAGCCGCCAGCAACGATGGCCGCGGTCAGAAAGGCCCAGGCCACCAGCGTCCAGCGACGGGTCACTACCACCCAGTGATCGGACAACCGGCCTGTGATCAGCGCCGCTACTGCATAGGCG
This genomic interval carries:
- a CDS encoding cytochrome c-type biogenesis protein is translated as MRWTLRFIALPAFVLTLAAAAPPELSPAQEARAERLGTNLRCPICTGVPITESTNDISREMLREVREQVAAGRSDRDVYGYFVERYGNFVLLDPPKEGAGVLLWGAPLLALGAGGAVLWRVLRRRSPAPMAAPPVADPEPFDPFLAQVQRDTARLPGNGREQQP
- a CDS encoding TlpA family protein disulfide reductase: MTQPASPSANPAPVPTWKRLVPPLIAAGLVGVLGVALLRPADDATTGGPLVGRAAPDFTLQSLDGSELRLSSLKGRPVVVNFWASWCVPCREEAPLFRDLSTRQAPGTGLALVGVLFQEPREDAARTFIQEYALAYPNLRDPKARTAINYGVGGIPETVFIDAKGVVRHVDRGGLDRARLNVGLEKIGVQGL
- a CDS encoding heme lyase CcmF/NrfE family subunit is translated as MLNLISFSASPLGALGQLALLSALAFTLAGLWLSVVGGRRGDARATEAARRATWAVFALLSLASLVLMAGLLRDDFTVRYVAEHSMRASPTWVKVTSLWGALEGSILLWAWLLAGFTFILSLTLRRDALRPWALGAMFVSLLFFVGVCATVASPFTPVAAVLSDGRGPNPALQNHWMMAIHPVLLYLGFVGLSVPFAYAVAALITGRLSDHWVVVTRRWTLVAWAFLTAAIVAGGWWSYETLGWGGYWAWDPVENASLIPWLLTTAFLHSVQIQERRGLMRSWNVWLIVLAYASTVLGTFLNRSGIVQSVHAFAGGPVGPVFLGFLAFLLVAGIGLAAWRAPHLRDEGEPPAALSREGAFLAGNWLFLVFAFMVLLGTLFPTFVEFAQGRRDTSVGPAFYNAFAIPLGLGLLLLMGVGPLLPWRRAEGESLARALRPLLLAGLGAALLAFGLGVRGWGVLLTVALSAYNLVGLGLLTSRAARQSGSLIGTLRAQPRRYGAYLAHIGLLVMALGLAFSTAYRRDAQVTLNLGAPVTLLSEQLRLQRVDVVDRGFGHSRVAQVTIDGRPFQTRMNTYTQSGSTPFPAPAVRYGLLGDTYLVMTSVDPDGQWASVRLIQSPLVSWIWWGTLIICLGAGLTLVTPPHPVARRVPAALAPATD